Below is a genomic region from Astyanax mexicanus isolate ESR-SI-001 chromosome 25, AstMex3_surface, whole genome shotgun sequence.
TCTGATTAATGTCTGGTTTGTATTCACAGAAAATTAAAGCCTGACTAAAGTTACTGTATATTTCAGAGAGCGTTCTGAAAACAGATCTTATAAACGTTAGCTTTCCCAACCCAATGAtttagtagattgtgagcagtgtttagtgtttagggtcgttgtcttgttgaagtatccagccccggcgctttaacttcaactttctcactgattcttaaacatggTTCTCAAGAATCttctgatattgactgaaatccatgagacctTCAACTTGAACTagatttccagtacctgcactaaCCACACAACACTACAGCatgatattttacatattttactgtGTGTAGCTTTAAGTGTTTGTCTTTGAAATTGGCACCTTATGCCTTTCTCATATTTGGATTCACTTGtctatgtaggtcaagggtcaatgggCTTTCCAAACAattttttgtgttccaataattagtgataaaagtactcaaatcaataaaatgacaaggatgcccaaatgtatgcacttgcctatttttgtttaaataactattgcacactttctgtaaatcctataaacttaatttcacttcttaaatatcgccgtgttcgtctgctatatgatatatttaactagttgctgatctgaacatttgaataatttataaaggaaaatcatgaaaatggtcaggggtgcccaaacttttttataccactgtacatTCCCAGAAGGTCTCAGTTGGATTGAGGTCTGGGGAACAGTTAATGCCATCTATGCCTTTATTATTCAGGAACTGCCCACACACTCTGTCCACCTGAGGCCCCACACTGTCCATTTatagggctctggcagtgctcctcatGGTCCTCCTCAGATAAAGGAGCAGCTACCAGCTCTTCGTGGGTTCTGTTATCTCTTCCATTCTCTTGAGACTATGCTGGGAGACACAGCAAACATTTTGTGAGaggcagggccgccgctctgcatacgcagacaacgcagccagcgttaggcctcaaccatttagcagttgcagggagccaaattgactgagaatgaaatgtgttgaaattatgacattattaaatttaaaacccaatgtgaattatttatgatacgctcatcttttttgtctttaaacattgcatggggcacctactctactacttaaaagcggcacgttattatttttgtgcataatataatgcccccacccctattgcctgaaatggcacggctcggtttgctctgttggttgttgccagatgtgacattttccagtcaaataaataatcaaaaaatgcatggaggcgctaaatcttgcgcatgtttaaccatttttaaagtgtatgtggccattcttatacaaaaacttgtccagtgcaatatttgtgtaagttaaaaacttaaaataaaataaacaaataggatgaaaaatcgtaacttatctggcaaccttagtcctaactaaagtagcaacgccacttgagtttggcaggagacaagttcaccgcgcgaagttgctactaaatggtaattcaactatgaagcgacggtttgagtctggagctgagaagaagaaaaagaagcagaaagatgaggcccatgcatccctttctggtgagtaacttcgatgataaaggtttaaatagttttgattacttcatgttcagtggtatTGCCTGAgatagttacgttggctttgctgatttggtagctttaaacgcttaactagaaactaatctgggtattgcaaggcacgtggcacgtttgcaaatagtagtagtgtagtttgaagatttttagtgactttaataaaaaattaataaacagagtagcctacctattgactaatgaccagttatgcttagggcctccaaaaccttagcagcggccctggtgAGAGGTGGGTTGTTGGAAATGTGTAAGCAGTTATTGTATTTCAACAGGActtcattaacacattgagaAAAGGTCAGTGGATTTGGATTGGTCTGGGTGACGCTGAAACAGAGGGGgactggaaatgggtggacggatcagaactgatcactgggtaagagactcctgaactgaactctgatcatgatgcagttactgactctcactcctcactgctctgataaacactctgatactctccttctctctgataggttctggtACCCTGGACAACCCAACAGTAATGGAGATGAGGACTGTGTTACAACTGACATTGGTTCTGATCCTGTGAATAACTGGAATGACTATCCCTGTAATAGCCAGTATTTTTGgatctgtgaaaagagaatataaagagtagatattgtgtgagaagtgtgtaatattccctttttgttactcctgaataacttctctttttaaaagtgtttaattaaataaagacaaaaacaagaatctgctgaaaacaggagtgttctataaagactcatttcactgttattcattctgattaatcttagtcatacacagtttttacttttagtgaaaaATCTCAATCACACATTTTGTGAGGGTGATGCAGTTACTAAATATAAATGAATTATTTAGCACTCACAttctcagatccagcatttaagctgctgattggctccctctagtggatttatcatgacatcacacccaaactcaacctgtttctaatcctgactgaagatcctgacaggattatgaaactctgagcaaatactggattttcagagctcagtttagtgaatatgtttctctcagttttctgaattaaacagttgatgtcttcagttcatctatgagagagaatcaaactgctgctgctgatcagtgtgagaaacagtggataaaacactcattagaaatgtgGAGTGATGGATGAACTGGACGTTCAGAACTGTGTGtggaaatataaacacaaacatacataaagaagTTATGTGTTGTGATCTCATAAATGCAGTAGTGTATGAGAGATTAagatcagctttaataaagagcaggtgggctctgctgttttcacaccttaagCTCACACAGGAAACTATACGAGCCACTTGGGCACTTCCTTTATTGTAGTTAAAGTAGGTgagtggtgcagcactgctgtagtgtttctacagagacgcagtaattcagtgtttcagtcttttagagattagacatgtctctgagtgtttatgatgATGTGATTGGATTTGGGGAGATGAACAGAGGAGATAaagtggagatggtggtggataTCTATGAGAGTGCAGACGCTGTTAGAGGTCATGACCCCAACACAGATATGGAGGACACCAACACAATGAGGATCCTGAAGACACAACAAGCAGGtaccattactaattactgattactgataagTGTACTTGACAGCAGTTATGTATGGTAGTGGTGTTAGAGTGTGCAGGGTGTTGGAACAAGTGTATCAGACACCAGTGTTACTGCTTGGTTAAGAAAAGCCTACAAAAGAAAGGTTTCCAACCAAGAGGCCTTCTTAGGTCAGAAACCAGTGAAATGTGGGTGTGAGAAAGTTGGACCCTTTTAActtgttaaattatatacattagcattgtttattttgtaccatATGGGGATAGATGTGCACCCCTGTGGACCTGATAAACAGGAAGCTGTAGATTCAGGGACACAGGGACATGGGCGTGGTAGttgggggaaaagtggacctgaccacccagggcccaagtagagagaggggcccatgaaaatttttgctcacgttccttgtgtactggcatggataggggcccactgtcactgagagtgtacagggccccgaatttgctgctacgcccctgcacaGGGACAGTGAACTAAAACATATGTTTATTGAATAAAgctgccctccaccacacccaagcaaatttaaagggtaactaaccTCCCTGAGTTCAGTTGACTTAGCCCTAAGTTTAGGGCTGCTCGATAATGGGAAAAatcaatatcacgatattttcaGTCAATATTGATATGACGATATTTTAAACGATATATTTTAATAAGCCCTCATTTACTCAATTAAGAACATTGTAGCCAATTCGTCGACTAAATGTTTTAGCATAGTGTCCAtgttttttgtttgattgttttggaGAGAATGGCAGGTTTCAGCCTAGGTAACTACCTTCAAGTTGTCAACAAAGTTACCTTACCATTACCTTACcctttttttagtaagtagaacggtgaaactgagctttttaaaagcatttccgggctgtttgaatgagccaaatctgttcagaattatgttaattaacattataacactgaagaagcatagatctattatttaagaaaaatctgTAAATTAGCCTACAAGAATAATGTCTGAAtgatcgaatataatttaacatggtttaagaatacaaaataatttctaaacaaacgaactattttatattgagcttatactATAAGCCTTATAGCCCAAGAGATAAGTGTGTAGATTATCTAGGGCTTGTCTAATGGACATCAGCGTGAATCCTGCATTTAAAGTGCGCTCTGAGCTGAGAGGAAGGCTTGGATTAAATCATTTACCAAAATAGGCGGACACTGTGGGATTTTTTAATCAGGTGATGTGGACAGCTCACATTGCACGTCTGAATCGTTTGTTGTGTATAAGCAACGCCTACAGTTCATATGCTAACACTGACGTCCGGCTGACAGGCTGCTTGGGATATTTGCGGTTTTGTTGGTAACATTAGTTTGGCTGTTTCCTTCAATTCTATTGAGAATTTCGTTttgatattttgaaattcgttagattatatttttatacattatatattttatatatgtttaatattttgttttttctgtatataatatgttgattaaattttgacgttaagaaatcggctcgcaggagacaaccgaccaaaaaaaaagacattagtttcattttaaaataatagaaacctgtcctttatatttaactttacatgtccttactcatcttaagtttatttttCTGAACTGAGGTTCGTATGGTTATTTGTAGCAGTTCTGAACTCAGTTCTGCGCGCTGTGAAAGAGACTAGGCGCAGGGCATTTTACCGGAATCTTGGttagataacaacatttcagtaaagatggtggttatagttgtATATCATTGCTTTgatgtttgaactacacttcaaccgacgttactatttttaccaagactgaggcgcaatgttGCGCGCGTtttccgcggtgctcacgcagaacagccagcagccaacCGCACTTTACTTCACTGACCTAAACtagtaatgaattaatatattttactttctcaaaatgtgaccacggaacacgtTACATGGTCGCGGACCACATCTttcccgcgggccgcctattacCGACCTATGTTATATGTAATTTCACACTGGAATAACTGCTACTCAGTACTCACCTATGGCTCACTCACCTAAGTGAACCGCGAGGCTAATGTATGGCTCGCTTGTATGGCTAGACCAAATATCTGTCGTTGCTGCGAAGTGATCCGCTTCAAGCACTTCTTTTGCAGCTTTCTCTCGGCACTTTTCGTACATCGCTGGCAGGACATTTCTGCTAAAATAATGTCGAGAGGGCAGAGCATAACTTGTCAAACTCGTAGATCATTTTCTTAAAACCCTCACCCTCTACTGCATAGATAACATACAtatatttggcaaaaaaaaaatagccgaTGGATTCTGTGAGAGCCTTGTGCCTCTATGAAGTTGTGGCGTACAGAGTGGCGTTGTAGAGTGTGCCTTGCATTGATGACTGGGTGGTCTTGCTGGTTGAGGCGACGTTGGCATagtctattttttgttttttctttatcgtTTCGTCCTGAATTGCTCTGTGGTTTACCTTGGGTGAATAAGTTTGTTGttttggcgagaggtgcagacaccactttccggaaaatcttgcagatgattctcttctgttctgagtctttttcttctaATCCGAAGTGGTCCCAGATCACCTaactttttcttacttttttctcaACTAACTGAGCCtaccctgtagcttccatttctgagccaatattagtgctgctaatcttcactctcttcagcagcctcaatggagaggaagtgagcaggagactgcAGAGCTGTTCTGACGTCAATGACGTACCACACGCTGCGTTTTTGCTCAACCCATTCCTGCCACGatagtgcagcggcagcacagataaattaCAATAAtcatttatattcgatattatgaattttgagatcgtttgacaccaatatcgcCATCGCAATCAAAATtcgatatattgcacagccctaccTAAGCTCTTAtttgaaaaagactaaaaaatgggaggggtagtttgggaggggcactgggtgatgtatgggtttagaggcagggcagaagggCTTGGTTgagtttcagcagcagcagtgtgcatctgatagcggtgagacgcagatggttagATGTCAGCAGGGGGTAGTATTATtgtttgactgatctgcatattatcACAGCTTATAAATGTGCCCAGCTGGGTTAATCAGTTCAATTTGCTTTAGCTGGATACGTGGTGTGGGAGTGGGTCTGCGGTTCTCTTGTTATTCCCTGTAACACTCCCCTCTTCTAGGATTTCAGCCACCAGGGCCATGGATGCAAACAGGACAGGGTTACAAATGTCCTGTCCTGGTCCAGCCTGGGACGTTAATGCGGCCACATGTTCACAGAGGCTGTTGGGTGCAGAAAAAGTGGTTACAGGTGCAGCCAGTGGCTTTGAGCAGGGATTTGGGGCAGCAGTTATTGCCCTTTAAACAGCCCATTTTCCACCAAGGCGGAGGCCACTGCAGGGCTGGCGAGACCTGGGTGActgcagtgggtctgggtctgctgtgttATCTCCTGCTGACTACCATCACAGTGCTTACTTACTGGCTACCATGTTCTCAGTTAGGTCTGACCCAAGGTTCTGCAGCTAGCAGGAGTCTCAGTCTGGACGGATAGTGTCAACATCTGGCTTCTGGCCAGCCCCCCTTGTCCTCAGGACTGTGTTGTTCGCTggtctatggcgtcacatcaatgtcacaAGTCAGGGGAGCAAAAACACcaggtgaagaaaaaaaacagccagttttAACTGGTTTTTCAACTGTGGAACTCGCaagcacaaaaaagaaaatgtgtgcaCTCTGAACAATTTTTTTGTCCATTATATAACAGCTGAGTTACTCTTTTTTACCTTTTCAGGTGTCAAGTGAAGTGAAGTGTAGAAAGGGGTGGTTTTAACAGATTGGGAGCAGGTCGAAGCCTTTCCCTGAGGCAACCCTTCATGATCAACTTACATAttgctgtcctatgacttttggcatttcagtgtacttattatttctatgattaaagttcatgtatctgtgtttcctcatagagagtcgctctgcaggaagcagacgctacagactggctgcagtgggactgggtctgctgtgtgttctcctgctgactgccatcacagtgctgtggatccagttcaaccacctgactgcagagagagaccagttacagaccagttacaccaacctgactgcagagagacaccagttacagaccagtaacaccaacctgactgcagagagagaccagttacagaccagttacaccaacctgactgcagagagagaccagttacagaccagtaacaccaacctgactgcagagagagaccagttacagaccagttacaccaacctgactgcacaGAGAGACCAGTtgcagaccagttacaccaacctgactgcagagagagaccagttacaggcagagagagacgggCTCCAGAGAAGGTTTTCTGAACTGGGTTAGTGATTAATTGACATTCGtaatcactttattaggaacaccattCTAACACTGGTTTGAGGTTAAACTGGTACAGAGTTGTGCCACTAAATCATTCCACATTGTTAAACTATGGAGTTTGATTTAAGCCACATTGTGTTGTACTCGTAAAGAGCTATTAGAAGGTGTTCATCAAgtgcaaatataaaaacagtctAAGTGCATTCAGTTCCATATTCAGATGCAGTAATTTGTTTTTTGTCTACACTTGCACTTTTAATTCATTCGGAtcattttttagttttctacgTTCAAACTTTTATCAGTGTTGTTGCACTGAAACCAGAATCACAGCCTTAAATCTTAAGTGTTCCATTAAATCTGTATCTTACCTGTAAAGTCTGAATTGTACGTTCTTTCAGGTTAACTCACACatttgtgtctcatttctttctggcagctctgtttcacatctctcagaatcgtaatcatataaaccagagaaaagagttaaaaagtatttttctgtGAAGAGCATCAAGCAATCGTGACCAGACGTGACCACAGGTGTTTTCTCATAATGCATTGCTTTTGTGTTTCATCCATAGATAAAGCAGCTAGAGACGGGTGGATCTACTTCAgctccagtctttactacgtctctaCTGAGAAGAAGATCTGGAGTGAGAGCAGAAACAACTGCAGAAAGAGAGgatcagacctggtgatcatcaacagcagagaagaacaggtgtgagagagagagagagagagagagagagagatgtattaaactgtttagtaatgtttatcgcagcagtaagagtttatttacctgtaaagcactgtaaaactacatacattttctgacagttttttgtttctactccctctgttcatttttttatctcCACTGATCATAAACACTGGGAAAACGTAAATCACGCACCGGATCTCAATGAAAGAAAGGTTGAGAAGAGAAGTTAAAAATCTTTACTGatataaattgtttaattagttgagaacaaaatgaaaacaaCCACTGAAATCATAGCCTCATCCACTTTCTGTGaagattgaagaacagggtgaaagtaggataataaattatgtagagaaatagagggactactgtctgtaattatagaactacagtgtcctatatgatcagtgcagctaataagacggactgtggactgtgtttaaaacacaaattcagtGAAGAAGAGTCCAGTCAGAAGAACTGAGTTAGAAGAATATGATTAGAAGAACACAATTGAACACAGTTAGAAGAGCACAGTTAAGTGCTGTTGATCTCACAGGTTTCCTACAGGTGGAAGAGTGCTGGTTCTTATAGAATAATTTTAAATGCTCAAATGATGACAtgtcttaagtgtgtgtgtgtgtttgtgagaggtgGGTTGTTGGAAATGTGTAAGCAGTTATTGTACTTCAACAGGTCTTCATTAACACATTGATAAAAGATCAGAaggtttggattggtctgagtgacggtgaaacagagggggtctggaaatgggtggacggatcagaactgatcactgggtaagagactcctgaactgaactctgatcatgatgcagttactgactctcactcctcactgctctgataaacactctgatactctccttctctctgataggttctggtACCCTGGAGAACCCAACAGTTATGGAGATGAGGACTGTGGTTTATACGGCTATGGGTCTGATCCTGTGAATAACTGGGCTGATTATCCCTGTAATACCCATTTTTTTTGgatctgtgaaaagagaatataaagagtagatattgtgtgagaagtgtgtaatattacctttttgttactcctgaataacttctctttttaaaagtgtttaattaaataaagacaaaaacaagaatctgctgaaaacaggagtgttctataaagactcatttcactgttattcattctgattaatcttagtcatacacagtttttacttttagtgaaaaATCTCAATCACAAATTTTGTGTAGTACAAGAATATGCTTAACCTCTTTTTGGGAAACCAACCcgttatgttaaaatgtttttggacatccctcctaatgaatgcattgacttactttaaactgctgacacagacgtgcaaatgcacacactccgTAAGTGCACAGCAACTGAACTTAATAATTTATTCCAAATTTTACTCCAATTTCTTCGCAATTTGTAAGCCCAATACCCAATCACTAGGCAGTCAACACACTCAgaagaaagcaccagatccccagatctgatacatcagccaaatGACAcctgagctaaaaacacagacaattgttctctctcggactctggctgctgatggtgatacAGCGACTGAATGTAAATACCCTCCTTAACACTCTGCTTTAGGTCAGACCCTTAAAACCTGTATAACTTCCAATAACAACTAAAAAAACATCCAATTATACACAAGCTAATTAACATGAAGGTACACACtcagcacagcagcacaaaccattctcctaccgtctctctacagctgaactggtccagatcctcactaaaccccaaacccagcctttatctcagggtggagcttctgaaaaccttcattagagcatcaatatccaaactgtacaaactgtaactgtgctcatgtgctggatgtgtgattataataataaacaggttttcagagacgcagagcagagaaccctctttcagatgaagcgtctcagactgaacgatcgagacaaagctttatgaagttttcagtttctgagtaaacagcgctggttagaggatggagctgagacgtatctgagactgtgtttttctcactgttacacagagaatcgtggcggctccaccagcagaaacccttattcaccctctaatctgtatttaattctaagatattttactgttaattattttttacaataaattactcctttatttttattatctagaCCTGTCCAGAGACACCAccaagattaataaaatattttaatctgtaattttactgcagactgtaaatcactgatcagcctcacagcctcagatccagcatttaagctgctgattggctccctctagtggatttatcatggcgtcacacccaaactcaacctgtttctaatcctgactgaagatcctgacaggattatgaaactctgagcaaatactggattttcagagctcagtttagtgagtatgtttctctcagttttctgaatggaacagttgATGTCCTCAGTTCATTTGTGAGAGagaatcaaactgctgctgctgatcagttTATAAAAACTGtggataaaacactcattagaaatgtTGAAGTAATAGATTAAATGGATGTTCAGAACTGTGCATGgacaaataaacatataaacatacataaataatttATACTCAGTTTATATTGTAATCTCATAAATGTAGTCGTGTATGAGAGATTAagatcagctttaataaagagcatgagagctctgctgttttcacaccttcagcTCAGACAAGAAACCGTATAGAGTTGATGGCACTTGGACACTTCCTTTATTAACAGCACTACTGTAGTTAAAGTAGGCGAgaggtgcagcactgctgtagtgtttctacagagacgcagtaattcagtgtttcagtcttttagagattagacatgtctctgagtgtttatgatgATGTGATTGGATCTGAGGAGATGAACAGAGGAGATAaagtggagatggtggtggataTCTACGAGAGTGCAGACGATGTTAGAGGTCATGACCCCAACACAGAGATGGAGGACACCAACACAATGAGGATCCTGAAGACACAACAAGCAGGtaccattactaattactgattactgataagtgtacttgacagcagttatgtatggtagtggtgtaagagtgtgCAGGGTGCTGGAACAAGTGTGTCAGACACCAGTGTTACTGCTTGGTTAAGAAAAGCCTACAAAAGAAAGGTTTCCAACCAAGAGGCCTTCTTAGGTCAGGAACCAGTGAAATGTGGGTGTGAGAAAGTAAGACTCTATTAACTTGTTAAATTATATACTTtagcattgtttattttgtaccatATGGGATAGATGTGCACCCCTGTGGACCTGATAAACAGGAAGCTGTAGACTAAAACATACATTTATTGAATAAagttgccctccaccacacccaagcaaatttaaagggtaactaaccTCCCTGAGTTCAGTTGACTTAGCCCTAAGCTCATATTTGAAAAAGactaaaaatgggaggggtagtttgtgacgggcactgggtgatgtatggttATAGAGGCAGGGCATGCAGATGGTTGAATGTCAGCAGGGgtagtattattgattgactgatctgcataatATCACAGCTTATAAATGTGCCCAGCTGGGTTAATCAGTTCATTTTGCTTAGCTGGTGGAGTGGTGTGGAAGTGGGTCTGCGGTTCTCTCGTTATTCCTGTTCCTATTCGTTAGTCCTGGTCCACTCTCCCGTGCAGCCTGGGACGTTaatttgactgcatgttcacaGAGGCTGTTGGGTGGAGGAAAAGTGGTTGCACATGTGGCCAGTGGCGTTGAGCCGGCATTTGGGGCAGCATTTGTTGCCTTTTAAACAGCCCACTTTCCACCAAGCCTCTATCCAGGGTGGTTTTAGGCATGTGGGTGCCCCaagcaaaaaaacacagcagattTAAGCATTCTGTTGTTTGGGAATTAGACAGGCACACCTGAACAATTTCAAGTGAAGCTTTTGTGCACAAGTgtagaaaggggtggttttgacagctTGGGAGCAGGGTCATGGTCAACTTCCTCAGCCATTACTATTGATTGATATCTTCAGGTTTTGTGAGTCACTGCCTTCTACGAATAACCTCTTTTAGAAGCAAAGCCAGAGGAGGGCGaggaagaaggacagcaggacagttagctagctatgctaaaagccaaacACTGTCAGCCAAGCTTCAGCAAGTGGAACAAGCCACTCGCCAGGATCGTCAGACCGGCTTTAGCGCCTGGAACGAGCTGTTCACCAGAAATTTACacaggcaattttttttttcaataattttttcGCAGGATagattttttcaccttttttgcgCCCCCAacatttgacattgatgtgatgccacaCTGGTCCCTTCTCCGGTTATATCCTTCTCTTGTCCTTTCCAAACTCCCCCCGACTCAGTTTTATTGGACCTTTTCATTTACACTTGTGACACTGTggactgaggaatgttaaatatctgTATAGAGAGCTACAGAAATGGAAGGATGTTTCCATCCATCTGCACTACTACCAGACCTCATGCCAACTCGCATAAATTCATTTCACCTTGCCATGagaacactgaccagtgttcaacttcacaacttatacaagtgtgggcgTACTGAAGCCTTTCCTTGAGGCACaccttcatgatcagtttacatatttctgtcctatgacttttgccattttagTATCCTTATTGTTTAAATGAGTTATGTATCTGCgtttcctcatagagagtcgctctgcaggaagcagacgctacagactggctgcagtgggtctgggtctgctgtgtgttctcctgctgac
It encodes:
- the LOC125787608 gene encoding C-type lectin domain family 4 member M-like, which gives rise to MSLSVYDDVIGFGEMNRGDKVEMVVDIYESADAVRGHDPNTDMEDTNTMRILKTQQAESRSAGSRRYRLAAVGLGLLCVLLLTAITVLWIQFNHLTAERDQLQTSYTNLTAERHQLQTSNTNLTAERDQLQTSYTNLTAERDQLQTSNTNLTAERDQLQTSYTNLTAQRDQLQTSYTNLTAERDQLQAERDGLQRRFSELAARDGWIYFSSSLYYVSTEKKIWSESRNNCRKRGSDLVIINSREEQVFINTLIKDQKVWIGLSDGETEGVWKWVDGSELITGFWYPGEPNSYGDEDCGLYGYGSDPVNNWADYPCNTHFFWICEKRI